A window of Cryptomeria japonica chromosome 3, Sugi_1.0, whole genome shotgun sequence contains these coding sequences:
- the LOC131044955 gene encoding pentatricopeptide repeat-containing protein At2g35130 — protein MCYNLLIDAYGKTYQCEKVERVYLRMKQVSCVATEDTYVLLVEAYCTSGLFAKAEVVLHEMRKHGFPSRVAAYNTFINALAKTRNIHKAKEVYEKMKREGSKPSADTYTIMINVYGKARLSHLSLEIFHEMKSAKCEPNICTYTALINAYAREGNCEKAEEIFELLQSAGHKPDVYAYNAIMESYSQRGFPAGAAEIFSLMKHMGCEPDQASYNILIDAYGRAGLHDDATRVFQALELTGFKPTIKSYMLVLSAYGKSGKVAESEQILSQMQQTGLTPDTFVFNSMLNTYGRLGIYDKMEALLKTMEGGVCKLDISTYNILINVNAKAGFCDKVEELFVSLKTRDLKPDIITWTARIGAFARKKQYWKCMEIFEQMLDAGCSPDAGTTKVLLSSCTAEDQRKEVTSLLKFVGTEVV, from the exons ATGTGTTACAACCTGCTCATAGATGCTTATGGTAAAACATACCAGTGCGAGAAAGTAGAGCGTGTCTACTTGAGAATGAAACAGGTGTCCTGTGTTGCAACTGAAGATACATATGTTTTACTTGTTGAGGCATACTGTACATCTGGACTGTTTGCAAAGGCAGAGGTTGTCCTGCATGAAATGCGCAAACATGGTTTTCCTTCTA GAGTTGCTGCATACAATACGTTTATTAATGCCCTAGCCAAGACTAGAAATATTCACAAAGCAAAGGAAGTCTATGAGAAGATGAAAAGGGAAGGAAGCAAGCCATCTGCTGATACATACACTATTATGATTAATGTATATGGAAAA GCAAGACTCTCTCATTTATCCCTGGAGATCTTTCATGAAATGAAGTCTGCAAAATGCGAACCAAACATCTGCACTTACACAGCATTAATCAATGCATATGCCAGGGAAGGAAACTGTGAAAAGGCAGAGGAAATATTTGAACTGTTACAGTCTGCTGGGCACAAACCAGATGTctatgcttacaatgcaattatgGAATCCTACAG CCAAAGAGGATTTCCAGCTGGAGCAGCTGAGATATTTTCTCTCATGAAGCATATGGGTTGTGAGCCAGATCAAGCTTCATATAATATTTTGATAGATGCTTATGGAAGGGCGGGACTTCATGACG ATGCAACTCGTGTATTTCAAGCTTTGGAACTTACAGGCTTTAAGCCTACCATCAAATCATACATGTTGGTGTTGAGTGCATATGGAAAAAGTGGAAAAGTAGCTGAATCTGAACAAATTTTGAGCCAAATGCAGCAAACTGGGCTTACGCCTGATACATTTGTTTTTAATAGCATGCTCAATACTTACGGTCGTTTGGGCATATATGACAAAATGGAGGCATTGTTGAAAACCATGGAAGGAGGTGTCTGTAAACTAGATATCAGTACCTATAATATCCTGATAAATGTAAATGCCAAAGCAGGTTTCTGTGACAAAGTAGAAGAGTTATTTGTATCTTTAAAGACAAGGGATCTTAAGCCCGACATAATAACTTGGACAGCAAGAATTGGCGCCTTTGCAAGAAAGAAACAGTATTGGAAGTGCATGGAAATTTTTGAACAGATGCTAGATGCAGGGTGTAGCCCAGACGCAGGAACTACAAAAGTTCTTCTTTCTTCGTGTACAGCAGAAGACCAAAGAAAGGAAGTAACCAGTTTGTTGAAATTTGTGGGTACAGAAGTAGTATAA